A portion of the Thunnus albacares chromosome 5, fThuAlb1.1, whole genome shotgun sequence genome contains these proteins:
- the LOC122982894 gene encoding uncharacterized oxidoreductase At1g06690, chloroplastic-like, whose translation MFPVPKVKLSGGLEICRVLNGMWQVSGAHGPVDKTRAVEDMQAYVDAGLTTFDMADIYGPAEEIFGQFNSQPKSRSSGNAIPALQSLTKYVPRPGPMDRKVVEKALQRSMTRMQVDSLDCVQFHWWDYRDKRYLDALGHLSDLQQDGLIRELSLTNFDTQRLEEITSRGIRISSNQVQYSLIDQRPAAKMEQFCLENNIQLLTYGTLAGGLLSERYLGKAEPNTRAELYTASLSKYKNMIDTWGGWRLFQDLLVTLETVAKRLDCSVASVATRYVLDRPAVGGVIVGCRLGVAGAGRHIRDSLRSCSPDLKLAAEDLAAIEAVTRRSRDLMALIGDCGDEYRS comes from the exons ATGTTCCCGGTGCCCAAAGTGAAGCTGTCCGGAGGTCTGGAGATCTGCCGAGTCCTGAACGGGATGTGGCAGGTGTCCGGGGCTCACGGCCCGGTGGATAAAACCAGAGCAG tTGAGGACATGCAGGCCTATGTAGACGCTGGTCTGACCACATTTGACATGGCAGACATTTATGGGCCTGCCGAGGAAATATTTGGACAGTTCAACagccag CCGAAGTCCAGATCATCTGGGAACGCCATCCCAGCTTTGCAGAGTCTGACTAAATATGTGCCAAGACCAGGACCAATGGACCGCAAG gtGGTGGAGAAAGCGCTGCAGCGCTCTATGACCCGTATGCAGGTGGACAGTCTGGACTGTGTTCAGTTCCACTGGTGGGACTACAGAGACAAGAGATACCTGGACGCACTGGGGCACCTGTCCGACCTGCAGCAGGACGGACTCATAC GTGAGCTCTCCCTCACTAACTTTGACACACAGAGACTGGAGGAGATCACCAGCAGAGGCATCCGCATCTCCAGCAACCAG gtTCAGTACTCTCTGATTGACCAGCGACCTGCAGCGAAGATGGAGCAGTTCTGTCTGGAAAACAACATCCAGCTCCTCACTTACGGCACTCTGG ctgGAGGTCTGCTCTCTGAGCGTTATCTGGGAAAGGCAGAGCCGAACACCAGGGCGGAGCTTTACACCGCCTCCCTCTCTAAGTACAAGAACATGATTGACACTTGGGGCGGCTGGAGACTTTTCCAGGACCTCCTTGTCACCTTGGAGACCGTTGCCAAGAGACTTGACTGCTCGGTGGCCAGCGTGGCAACGCGTTACGTGCTGGACCGCCCTGCAGTGGGCGGGGTCATCGTGGGCTGTCGGCTAGGCGTAGCAGGGGCGGGGCGTCACATCAGAGACAGTCTACGTAGCTGTAGCCCTGACCTGAAGCTGGCAGCGGAAGATCTCGCCGCCATTGAAGCAGTGACACGCCGCTCCAGGGACCTCATGGCGCTCATTGGGGACTGCGGGGATGAGTACAGGAGCTAA